One window from the genome of Natronomonas pharaonis DSM 2160 encodes:
- a CDS encoding 5'-nucleotidase, which translates to MERRHVVVPLLSAVVLLFVLAAFTTPAAAASIDVENTLAQDDRDDYIAVETAVSVPENTAELEVTLPEGAVPERAVGFSQTDDRTFEWTGETTEPTVEYAYEATVREQRGGHEGLFYVDADEWAIVRTPLIGLSWRGPDAEVVRESRVDGPGVASSHMAYLGPYEQHTRTAAGQQFSLVVPAAADLRESPEAILDSLTAASGRLDIGSRNENVFAIAAPTEFHEWGPAGLQRGPAGDMWVRDREPLDTARSAWVHEYVHTRQAFNDAPDRHTDATRWTVEGMADYYAALLSYEAGDIDAETFRDRLEHGAGDEYTDVQLVDPDTWEGTNADYDRGALVFGHIDRRLRAESDTTLNAVVASMNDADPLTHEAFLDAVEEAGGSDIRADAERYTETTAAPSVWDRGEHAAAFSDTPAYVSAVSVTPETAEVGEPITVSATVESTANGVEHTVTFTVDGEPAGTETVTVDGATNATGVIEFDEPGEYTVGADDISTTVTVTDEPANGEGAASDDGTVTPETTAAPDEATPTPGTTDDGSLPMPESQSGFGVVAAVLALLAGVVSARRR; encoded by the coding sequence ATGGAACGTCGGCACGTCGTCGTGCCGCTGCTTTCGGCCGTGGTATTGCTGTTCGTCCTCGCAGCGTTCACCACACCCGCCGCAGCCGCGAGTATCGACGTTGAGAACACGCTCGCACAGGACGACCGCGACGATTATATCGCGGTCGAGACAGCGGTGTCGGTTCCTGAAAACACCGCCGAACTCGAAGTGACGCTACCGGAAGGGGCCGTTCCGGAGCGGGCTGTCGGCTTCAGCCAGACTGACGACCGGACCTTCGAGTGGACGGGCGAGACGACAGAGCCAACCGTCGAGTATGCCTACGAGGCGACCGTCAGAGAGCAGCGCGGCGGCCACGAGGGGCTCTTTTATGTCGATGCTGATGAGTGGGCCATCGTCAGAACGCCGCTTATCGGCCTCTCTTGGCGTGGCCCCGACGCTGAAGTTGTCAGAGAAAGCCGGGTCGACGGCCCCGGCGTCGCGAGCAGCCACATGGCGTATCTCGGCCCGTATGAACAGCATACCCGGACCGCTGCCGGCCAGCAGTTCAGCCTCGTCGTTCCGGCGGCCGCCGACCTCCGAGAATCGCCGGAGGCCATCCTCGACTCGCTGACCGCCGCGTCCGGGCGGCTCGATATCGGCTCCCGGAACGAGAACGTCTTCGCCATCGCCGCGCCGACCGAGTTCCACGAGTGGGGGCCGGCGGGACTACAGCGCGGGCCGGCCGGCGACATGTGGGTTCGGGACCGCGAGCCGCTCGATACGGCCCGCAGCGCGTGGGTGCATGAGTACGTCCACACCAGACAGGCGTTCAACGACGCGCCGGACCGCCACACCGACGCGACGCGATGGACGGTCGAGGGGATGGCCGACTACTATGCGGCCCTCCTGAGCTACGAGGCCGGCGACATCGACGCCGAGACGTTCCGCGACCGGCTCGAACACGGGGCGGGCGATGAGTACACCGATGTCCAGCTTGTCGACCCCGACACGTGGGAGGGCACGAACGCCGACTACGACCGCGGGGCGCTCGTATTCGGACACATCGACCGCCGGCTCCGAGCGGAGTCGGACACGACGCTGAACGCGGTCGTCGCGTCGATGAACGACGCCGACCCGCTCACACACGAGGCGTTCCTCGATGCCGTCGAAGAGGCAGGCGGGAGCGATATTCGCGCCGACGCTGAGCGGTACACCGAGACGACCGCAGCGCCATCGGTGTGGGACCGTGGTGAGCACGCTGCGGCGTTCAGTGATACGCCGGCGTACGTCTCGGCGGTTTCGGTCACGCCGGAGACGGCCGAAGTAGGCGAGCCGATAACCGTCTCGGCGACCGTCGAATCAACGGCGAACGGCGTCGAGCACACGGTTACGTTCACTGTCGACGGCGAGCCGGCCGGCACCGAAACGGTCACTGTCGACGGTGCAACGAACGCCACCGGCGTCATTGAGTTCGACGAACCGGGCGAGTACACGGTCGGTGCCGACGACATCTCGACGACCGTCACGGTCACCGACGAGCCAGCCAACGGCGAGGGCGCGGCTTCTGACGATGGGACCGTGACTCCCGAGACAACGGCAGCGCCCGACGAAGCGACACCTACGCCGGGCACAACCGACGACGGCAGCCTCCCGATGCCTGAGTCACAGTCCGGGTTTGGCGTCGTCGCGGCGGTGTTGGCGCTTCTCGCGGGAGTGGTTTCGGCACGACGGCGGTAG
- the ileS gene encoding isoleucine--tRNA ligase: MSRFAEVDDQYDPDAVEDRVFDYWDEVDAYERTVEHRADGEDFFFVDGPPYTSGSAHMGTTWNKTLKDAYIRYHRMRGYNVTDRPGYDMHGLPIETKVEERLGFDNKKDIEEFGEQNFIDECKSFAEEQLEGLQEDFKSFGVWMDWDDPYKTVDPEYMEAAWWGFSKAHDRDLVEQGQRSISQCPRCETAIANNEVEYDHVEDPSIYVKFPLAEREGHLVIWTTTPWTVPANTFVAVDEEMTYQAIEVDTGDGTETLYVGEPCVEDVVDHGGYEDYEVVGEHEGSDLVGWRYEHPLREEVPEAPAFEGALEVYGADYVEADRTGLVHSAPGHGEVDFERGQELGLSVFCPVGPDGVYEDAAGDYAGQFVKDADAAIMDDLEAKGLLLSRGTVNHDYGHCWRCDTPIIQMVTDQWFITVTDIKDELLANMEESEWFPQEARDNRFRSFIEESPDWNVSRQRYWGIPIPIWTPDDWSGDVEEAIVVSTREELAERVDQDIDPESVDLHKDTVDDLTITADGTTYTRVPDVFDVWLDSSVASWGTLGYPGNEDDFEELWPADLIMEAHDQTRGWFWSQLGMGSAALGEAPYETVLMHGWALAEDGRKMSKSIGNIVAPQEAIDRHGADPMRLFLLTQNPQGDDMRFSWDEMENRQRDLNILWNVFRFPLPYMRLDDFDPDAVALDEAALETVDEWVLSRLSTVTAEMTDHWENFRQDKALDELLAFIVEDVSRFYIQVVRERMWEEETSESKLAAYATLHHVLVETTKLLAPYAPFVAEEIYGTLTGDGGHETVHMADWPDPDERFRDPQLETDVDIVAAVEEAGSNARQQAERKLRWPVTRVVVAADDDRAAEAVDRHRDLLRDRLNAREIELVEPGSDWEELSYTARADMSVLGPTFGDEAGEVMNAINAVSVTDTAVEALEAAVETELGRDIELTDEMVSFNTETPEGVEGTAFTVDGDDRGVVYVDTALTEDIESEGYAREVIRRVQEMRKDLDLDIEAEIRVDLDIADERVATLVDEHEGLIADEVRAAEFADLNAGHERVWDVESTDITITIDPVSER, from the coding sequence ATGAGCAGGTTCGCCGAGGTCGACGACCAGTACGACCCCGACGCGGTCGAGGACCGCGTCTTCGACTACTGGGACGAGGTCGACGCCTACGAGAGGACGGTCGAGCACCGCGCCGACGGCGAGGACTTTTTCTTCGTCGACGGCCCGCCCTACACCTCCGGGTCGGCCCACATGGGGACGACGTGGAACAAGACGCTAAAGGACGCCTACATCCGCTATCACCGGATGCGTGGCTACAACGTTACCGACCGGCCCGGCTACGACATGCACGGGCTACCCATCGAGACGAAGGTCGAAGAACGGCTTGGCTTCGACAACAAAAAGGACATCGAGGAGTTCGGCGAGCAGAACTTCATCGACGAATGCAAATCCTTCGCCGAAGAGCAGCTCGAAGGCCTCCAAGAGGATTTCAAATCCTTCGGTGTCTGGATGGACTGGGACGACCCCTACAAGACGGTCGACCCCGAATACATGGAAGCGGCGTGGTGGGGATTCTCCAAGGCACACGACCGGGACCTCGTCGAGCAGGGACAGCGCTCGATCAGTCAGTGTCCCCGGTGTGAGACGGCTATCGCCAACAACGAAGTCGAGTACGACCACGTCGAGGACCCCTCGATTTACGTGAAGTTCCCGCTGGCAGAGCGCGAGGGGCACCTCGTCATCTGGACCACCACGCCGTGGACAGTCCCGGCCAACACCTTCGTCGCCGTCGACGAGGAGATGACCTATCAGGCCATCGAGGTCGACACCGGCGACGGAACCGAGACGCTCTACGTCGGCGAGCCCTGTGTCGAGGATGTCGTCGACCACGGCGGCTACGAGGACTACGAAGTCGTCGGCGAGCACGAGGGTAGCGACCTCGTCGGCTGGCGCTACGAACACCCGCTCCGAGAGGAGGTTCCCGAAGCGCCCGCCTTCGAGGGCGCACTCGAAGTCTACGGGGCCGACTACGTCGAAGCCGACCGCACCGGGCTGGTCCACTCCGCGCCCGGCCACGGTGAGGTCGACTTCGAGCGCGGACAGGAACTCGGACTTTCAGTCTTCTGTCCGGTCGGTCCTGACGGCGTCTACGAGGACGCAGCCGGCGACTACGCCGGTCAGTTCGTCAAGGACGCCGACGCGGCCATCATGGATGACCTCGAAGCGAAGGGGCTGCTCCTGTCGCGCGGCACCGTCAACCACGACTACGGCCACTGCTGGCGCTGTGACACGCCCATCATCCAGATGGTCACAGACCAGTGGTTCATCACGGTGACCGACATCAAAGACGAACTGCTCGCGAACATGGAGGAAAGCGAGTGGTTCCCACAGGAAGCCCGTGACAACCGCTTCCGGTCGTTCATCGAGGAATCGCCCGACTGGAACGTCTCCCGGCAGCGCTACTGGGGCATCCCCATCCCCATCTGGACGCCCGACGACTGGAGCGGCGACGTCGAGGAGGCCATCGTCGTCTCGACCCGCGAGGAACTCGCAGAACGCGTCGACCAGGACATCGACCCCGAGAGCGTCGACCTCCACAAGGACACCGTCGATGACCTGACCATCACCGCAGACGGCACCACCTACACCCGCGTGCCGGACGTCTTCGACGTGTGGCTCGATTCGTCGGTCGCCTCGTGGGGGACGCTCGGCTACCCCGGAAACGAAGACGACTTCGAGGAGCTGTGGCCGGCCGACCTCATCATGGAGGCCCACGACCAGACCCGTGGGTGGTTCTGGTCGCAACTCGGGATGGGAAGTGCCGCCCTCGGTGAAGCCCCCTATGAGACGGTGTTGATGCATGGCTGGGCGCTCGCAGAGGACGGCCGCAAGATGTCGAAATCCATCGGCAATATCGTCGCCCCACAGGAGGCCATCGACCGCCACGGCGCGGACCCGATGCGGCTGTTCCTGCTGACACAGAACCCGCAGGGCGACGACATGCGCTTTTCGTGGGACGAGATGGAGAACCGCCAGCGGGACCTCAACATCCTCTGGAACGTCTTCCGGTTCCCGCTGCCGTACATGCGGCTCGATGACTTCGACCCCGACGCCGTCGCCCTCGATGAGGCAGCGCTGGAGACGGTCGACGAGTGGGTCCTCTCGCGGCTGTCGACGGTCACCGCCGAGATGACCGACCACTGGGAGAACTTCCGACAGGACAAGGCCCTCGATGAACTGCTCGCGTTCATCGTTGAGGATGTCTCGCGGTTCTACATCCAAGTCGTCCGCGAGCGGATGTGGGAAGAAGAGACCTCCGAGAGCAAGCTGGCGGCCTACGCGACGCTGCATCACGTGCTCGTCGAGACGACGAAGCTGCTCGCGCCGTATGCGCCCTTCGTCGCCGAGGAGATATACGGCACGCTGACCGGCGACGGCGGCCACGAGACGGTCCACATGGCCGATTGGCCCGACCCCGACGAGCGGTTCCGCGACCCACAGCTCGAAACCGACGTCGACATCGTCGCCGCGGTCGAGGAAGCCGGCTCCAACGCTCGCCAGCAGGCCGAGCGAAAGCTCCGCTGGCCGGTTACCCGCGTCGTCGTCGCCGCCGACGACGACCGGGCCGCCGAGGCCGTCGACCGGCATCGGGACCTCCTCCGGGACCGGCTCAACGCCCGCGAAATCGAACTCGTCGAGCCCGGCTCCGACTGGGAGGAACTGTCCTACACCGCCCGCGCAGACATGTCGGTACTCGGGCCGACGTTCGGCGACGAAGCCGGTGAGGTGATGAACGCCATCAACGCCGTCTCGGTGACCGACACCGCCGTCGAAGCGCTCGAAGCCGCCGTCGAGACGGAGCTGGGCCGGGATATCGAGCTGACAGACGAGATGGTCTCGTTTAACACCGAGACGCCGGAGGGCGTCGAGGGGACAGCCTTCACCGTCGACGGCGACGACCGCGGTGTCGTCTACGTCGACACGGCACTGACCGAAGACATCGAAAGCGAGGGCTACGCCCGCGAGGTTATCCGGCGGGTCCAAGAGATGCGCAAAGACCTCGATTTGGACATCGAGGCCGAAATCCGCGTCGACCTCGACATCGCCGACGAGCGGGTGGCTACCCTCGTCGACGAACACGAGGGCCTCATCGCCGACGAGGTCCGGGCGGCCGAGTTCGCCGACCTCAACGCCGGCCACGAACGCGTATGGGACGTTGAGTCGACCGACATAACCATTACCATCGACCCAGTATCCGAGCGGTAA
- a CDS encoding GMP synthase subunit A yields the protein MTRIVVVDNHGQFTHLEHRALRDLGVDTELIDNDTPPEEIDADGIVLSGGPDMDRIGHSPAYLDLDIPVLGICLGMQLMAAELGGRVGAGDYGGYADVTVSIEDESDPLIGSLAPETRVWASHADEVKELPDGFERTATSEVCNIEAMSDTDRNRYGVQWHPEVAHTEAGEEVFENFRDICAGD from the coding sequence ATGACCCGAATCGTCGTGGTGGACAACCACGGGCAGTTTACGCATCTGGAACATCGCGCGCTTCGTGACCTCGGAGTCGACACCGAACTCATCGACAACGACACGCCGCCGGAGGAAATCGACGCCGACGGCATCGTCCTCTCCGGTGGTCCCGACATGGACCGTATCGGCCACTCGCCGGCATACCTCGACCTCGACATACCCGTACTGGGCATCTGCCTCGGGATGCAGCTGATGGCGGCCGAACTCGGCGGCCGCGTCGGTGCTGGCGACTACGGCGGCTACGCGGACGTGACAGTCTCCATCGAAGACGAATCCGACCCGCTCATCGGCTCGCTGGCCCCTGAAACCCGCGTGTGGGCCAGCCACGCCGACGAGGTCAAGGAACTCCCCGACGGCTTCGAGCGGACCGCCACCAGCGAGGTCTGTAACATCGAAGCCATGAGCGACACCGACCGGAACCGCTACGGTGTCCAGTGGCACCCTGAAGTCGCCCACACCGAAGCCGGCGAGGAGGTCTTCGAGAACTTCCGGGACATCTGTGCCGGCGATTGA
- a CDS encoding hybrid sensor histidine kinase/response regulator, which produces MTDPVRVLHVDDEPGFAPLTAEFLEREHAAIEAETTTDPAVALDRLAESTFDCVIADYAMGGWDGIELLRAVRNRYPDLPFVLFTGEGSEDIASRAVAAGVTEYIPKRESADRYELLANRVLKAAREYQPDDEHEPQREGHTRRRDDLLQKTQEIAGIGAWEYDVRRDVLYWTDQTAVLHGVSPEYDPTLSDAIELYHPDDRAKLRDVMRSAIDEGRPYDIELRLTGESDDGGTVWLRARGEPQWGESGVVRIHGTVRDITSQKRREVRLAGENNRLQSVIENVPVALFLKDADGRYLLMNQYFRETFDVDAESVVGLTDYDIFPAEVATELRGDDRQVLETDEPVQLEEQVPTEDGPRVFLTHKVPIAGDDGTPQAVCAVAADITDHKTRQQRLERKNERLEEFASVVSHDLRNPLRVAAGRLELLAEDCDSDHIDDIENAHDRMERLIDDLLSLARQGEPATETEQLSLQTVAKAARETVETNGATIEIESDTDIVADESRLRQLVENLFHNAVEHGGDGVAVTVGDLNDDGFYIEDDGPGIDREDREQVFETGYSTSDEGTGFGLTIVREIIDAHGWELRLTESDDGGARFEIRT; this is translated from the coding sequence ATGACCGACCCGGTTCGCGTGCTGCACGTCGACGACGAGCCCGGGTTCGCGCCGCTTACGGCCGAGTTTCTCGAACGGGAACACGCTGCTATCGAGGCCGAGACGACAACCGACCCCGCCGTCGCTCTCGACCGACTCGCCGAATCGACGTTCGACTGCGTCATCGCGGATTATGCGATGGGCGGATGGGACGGCATCGAACTTCTCCGCGCTGTCCGAAACCGCTATCCGGACCTGCCGTTCGTGCTGTTTACCGGAGAGGGAAGCGAGGACATCGCGAGCCGTGCCGTCGCGGCCGGGGTCACAGAATACATTCCGAAACGTGAGAGTGCAGACCGCTACGAGCTGCTGGCAAACCGCGTGCTCAAGGCGGCACGAGAGTACCAGCCTGACGACGAGCATGAGCCACAACGCGAAGGCCACACCCGCCGCCGTGACGACCTGCTGCAGAAGACACAGGAGATAGCCGGCATTGGCGCATGGGAGTACGACGTTCGGCGTGACGTGTTGTACTGGACAGACCAGACAGCGGTCCTACACGGTGTCTCTCCCGAATACGACCCGACGCTGTCCGATGCTATCGAGCTGTACCATCCCGACGACCGGGCGAAGCTCCGGGACGTCATGCGGTCGGCCATCGACGAGGGGCGACCGTACGATATCGAGCTGCGGCTCACCGGAGAGTCCGACGACGGCGGGACCGTCTGGCTACGCGCCCGCGGTGAGCCACAATGGGGCGAAAGCGGTGTCGTCAGAATTCACGGCACGGTCCGGGACATCACGAGTCAAAAGCGCCGTGAAGTCCGCCTTGCGGGCGAAAACAACCGGCTCCAGTCTGTTATCGAGAACGTTCCGGTCGCACTCTTCTTGAAGGACGCGGATGGCCGATATCTGCTGATGAATCAGTATTTCAGAGAGACGTTCGATGTCGATGCTGAGTCGGTTGTCGGGCTGACAGATTACGATATCTTCCCGGCCGAAGTGGCGACCGAACTTCGGGGCGACGACCGGCAGGTTCTGGAGACAGACGAACCGGTTCAACTCGAAGAACAGGTGCCGACCGAGGATGGTCCTCGAGTCTTTTTGACGCACAAAGTGCCGATTGCCGGCGATGACGGCACGCCGCAGGCTGTCTGTGCCGTCGCGGCCGACATCACTGACCACAAGACACGCCAGCAACGGCTCGAACGGAAAAACGAGCGGCTCGAAGAGTTCGCCAGCGTCGTGAGCCACGACCTCCGGAATCCGTTGCGGGTTGCTGCGGGGCGGCTGGAGCTACTCGCCGAGGATTGCGACAGCGACCACATCGATGATATCGAGAACGCCCACGACCGCATGGAGCGGCTCATCGACGACCTACTCAGTCTGGCGCGACAGGGAGAGCCAGCGACAGAGACCGAACAGCTGTCGCTGCAGACGGTCGCGAAAGCCGCCCGCGAGACCGTTGAGACGAACGGTGCGACCATCGAAATCGAGTCAGACACGGATATCGTCGCCGACGAATCGCGGCTCCGCCAACTCGTCGAGAATCTCTTTCACAACGCCGTCGAACACGGTGGCGACGGTGTGGCTGTCACCGTTGGCGACCTCAACGACGACGGGTTCTATATCGAAGACGACGGTCCCGGCATCGACCGTGAGGACCGCGAGCAGGTTTTCGAGACCGGCTACTCGACGAGCGACGAGGGGACCGGCTTCGGGCTGACTATCGTCCGCGAGATTATCGATGCCCACGGCTGGGAGCTTCGGCTCACCGAGAGCGACGACGGCGGCGCACGCTTCGAGATACGAACCTGA
- a CDS encoding DUF2070 family protein, translated as MSNSQRDLAALSRFVFRAPDWSASLFLTLLVAAVAGVAAFDSGFVLDDAYLGMVYVGVPTVIAAFLTPWVDRPLGGRLTYNRSALLAFLCELLVVVAIVVAAAAVAVTGLGAGAIVGALVVSLASMFAVRLFVVLAVSRQSLPVAAIPASIQPVAAAVLVFLHSDAARHLGFAPAADIPFVGTFAAPVLDAVRPVDFALLLALCAVYAVAVYGFLIAIDRPWRRSLGVSVLDFVRGFIGHIADGSTELESFFEELGETAVVPVSALVVRQPDGTEKARFVAPMVHPGPMGDIGGGNLPARLDERASGLSFPLHGTAGHDFNLVTERAVEPVVDAVDDAVEAAGEHEAATGARRTTVGDSTLVGQAVGDGAFAVITHAPEPADDIAFGVGLAATGELRAAGFETALVADAHNCNGQVGDGPGQVTPGSRRAGDIQSAAGELGAALSAADSGPLSVGVAASETDWKPTDGIGPLGVRVAVFDTDGDRTAYVLVDGNNMVPGLRERIQDALAADTVEVATTDTHVVNTVEATNRVGDALDGDELVALVQSLEADATADLEPVVAGVGSAEAETTVFGTDRTETLASTANAMVQLGGVLLLVVVGAVLTVSLLVVLLAG; from the coding sequence ATGAGCAACAGCCAGCGTGACTTGGCCGCCCTCTCCCGGTTCGTCTTTCGCGCCCCGGACTGGTCGGCAAGCCTCTTTCTGACGCTTCTGGTGGCGGCTGTCGCCGGTGTCGCCGCCTTCGATTCGGGCTTTGTCCTCGACGACGCCTATCTCGGGATGGTCTATGTCGGCGTTCCGACGGTCATCGCCGCGTTTCTCACGCCGTGGGTCGACCGCCCGCTCGGTGGGCGGCTCACGTACAACCGCTCGGCGTTGCTCGCCTTTCTCTGTGAACTGCTCGTCGTCGTCGCCATCGTCGTTGCCGCCGCTGCTGTCGCCGTCACCGGTCTCGGCGCGGGCGCAATCGTCGGCGCGCTCGTCGTCTCGCTGGCGTCGATGTTCGCCGTTCGGCTGTTTGTCGTCCTCGCGGTCTCTCGGCAGTCGCTGCCGGTCGCCGCAATCCCGGCGAGTATCCAGCCGGTCGCCGCGGCCGTGCTGGTGTTCCTCCACAGCGACGCCGCGCGGCATCTGGGCTTTGCCCCCGCCGCCGACATCCCGTTTGTCGGGACCTTCGCCGCACCCGTTCTCGATGCGGTCCGCCCCGTCGATTTCGCGCTTTTGCTCGCGCTTTGTGCCGTCTATGCGGTTGCTGTCTATGGGTTTCTCATCGCTATCGACCGGCCGTGGCGGCGGAGCCTCGGCGTCTCCGTGCTGGATTTCGTGCGGGGGTTCATCGGCCACATCGCCGACGGCTCGACGGAGCTAGAGTCGTTCTTCGAGGAACTCGGCGAGACCGCTGTCGTCCCGGTGTCGGCGCTGGTCGTCCGGCAACCGGATGGCACAGAGAAGGCACGGTTCGTCGCGCCGATGGTCCACCCGGGACCGATGGGCGACATCGGCGGTGGGAATCTCCCCGCTCGTCTCGACGAGCGCGCGTCGGGGCTTTCGTTTCCGCTGCACGGCACTGCCGGCCACGATTTCAACCTCGTCACGGAGCGGGCGGTTGAGCCGGTTGTCGACGCTGTCGATGACGCAGTCGAAGCCGCCGGCGAACACGAAGCGGCGACGGGAGCCCGACGGACTACTGTGGGCGACTCGACGCTCGTGGGACAGGCCGTCGGCGACGGGGCGTTCGCCGTCATTACGCACGCCCCCGAGCCGGCCGACGATATCGCCTTCGGGGTCGGGCTGGCGGCGACCGGTGAACTCCGGGCGGCAGGGTTCGAGACGGCGCTTGTTGCCGACGCACACAACTGCAACGGGCAGGTCGGGGACGGCCCGGGGCAGGTTACCCCCGGCTCCCGGCGGGCGGGCGACATCCAGAGTGCTGCCGGGGAACTCGGCGCAGCGCTATCGGCGGCCGACAGTGGGCCGCTCTCGGTCGGTGTCGCTGCCAGCGAGACCGACTGGAAGCCGACCGACGGCATCGGCCCGCTGGGGGTCCGCGTGGCCGTCTTCGATACCGACGGCGACCGGACCGCCTACGTGCTGGTCGACGGAAACAACATGGTTCCCGGACTCCGCGAGCGAATACAGGACGCGCTTGCGGCCGACACCGTCGAAGTCGCGACGACCGACACCCACGTCGTCAACACCGTCGAAGCGACAAACCGGGTGGGCGACGCCCTCGACGGCGACGAACTGGTCGCGCTCGTGCAGTCGCTCGAAGCCGACGCCACGGCCGACCTCGAACCGGTCGTCGCAGGGGTCGGAAGCGCCGAGGCCGAGACGACCGTCTTCGGGACCGACCGAACCGAGACGCTCGCGTCGACGGCGAACGCGATGGTCCAGCTCGGCGGCGTACTGCTCTTGGTGGTCGTTGGTGCTGTGCTCACCGTGAGCCTGCTCGTCGTTCTTCTTGCCGGGTGA
- a CDS encoding prefoldin subunit beta — MQGNLPPEAQEKIEELQDLQETAQQVAQQKQQAETQLRESETALETLDDIEGDTQMYQEVGELLIETDYDEAYENLEEKVDSLEVRVETLTKQEERVQDQFEGLQEELQEMLQGGAGGGPMGPGGPGAGGA, encoded by the coding sequence ATGCAGGGTAACCTTCCGCCTGAAGCCCAAGAGAAAATCGAGGAGCTTCAGGACCTTCAGGAGACCGCACAGCAGGTCGCACAGCAGAAACAGCAGGCCGAAACCCAACTGCGGGAGTCCGAGACGGCACTGGAGACCCTCGACGACATCGAGGGTGACACCCAGATGTATCAGGAAGTCGGCGAGCTGCTCATCGAGACCGACTACGACGAGGCCTACGAGAACCTCGAAGAGAAGGTCGACAGCCTCGAAGTCCGCGTCGAGACGCTCACAAAGCAAGAAGAGCGTGTCCAAGACCAGTTCGAGGGTCTCCAGGAAGAGCTCCAGGAGATGCTGCAGGGCGGCGCAGGCGGCGGCCCGATGGGTCCCGGCGGCCCCGGCGCAGGCGGCGCGTAA
- a CDS encoding DUF3194 domain-containing protein, with protein sequence MTADDSDEPTADEIVEVASDAAEGLILSRYKQSEVTDMDVTVRFEDGTLDVDIYLNAPDDPDPGAVAQEAVEAAESAVDELFE encoded by the coding sequence GTGACTGCCGACGACAGCGACGAACCGACGGCCGACGAGATAGTCGAAGTCGCCTCGGACGCCGCCGAGGGGCTCATCCTCTCGCGGTACAAGCAGTCCGAAGTGACTGACATGGACGTGACGGTGCGATTCGAGGACGGCACCCTCGATGTCGATATCTACCTGAACGCGCCCGACGACCCCGACCCCGGGGCGGTCGCACAGGAAGCCGTCGAAGCGGCCGAGTCGGCCGTCGACGAACTCTTCGAGTAA